A DNA window from Ornithobacterium rhinotracheale DSM 15997 contains the following coding sequences:
- a CDS encoding BrxA/BrxB family bacilliredoxin: MYPEEIVIPMKQELTLNGFEDLSTVEKVQEFLAKKGTSLLVVNSVCGCAAGGARPGVVASLSQDKKPDNLGTVFAGFDIEATKVAREAMLPFPPSSPSVALFKDGELVHMLERHHIEGHSPAMIAENLQSAYDEFC, from the coding sequence ATGTATCCAGAAGAAATAGTAATACCAATGAAGCAAGAATTAACGCTGAATGGTTTTGAAGATTTATCTACAGTTGAAAAAGTTCAAGAATTTTTAGCTAAAAAAGGCACTAGCCTTTTGGTAGTAAACAGCGTTTGTGGCTGTGCTGCAGGCGGTGCAAGACCAGGTGTTGTAGCTTCTCTTTCTCAAGATAAAAAACCTGATAATTTAGGAACTGTATTTGCTGGCTTTGATATCGAAGCTACCAAAGTGGCAAGAGAAGCAATGTTGCCTTTCCCGCCAAGCTCTCCATCTGTGGCACTTTTCAAAGACGGAGAATTAGTGCATATGCTTGAGAGACATCACATCGAGGGGCATTCTCCTGCTATGATTGCAGAGAATTTGCAATCTGCTTACGATGAATTTTGCTAA
- the rnpA gene encoding ribonuclease P protein component: protein MSSNVENTAKERFLFRKKNKLKRKKWIEFLFSEGASVKNYPLKAIFTPLAQGEMNMIGVSVPKKLFKHATDRNHIKRLMREAYRLNQSKLEMPHAIMFIYISGKKPNFEGIYGAMENLLKKIQDKKS, encoded by the coding sequence TTGAGTTCAAATGTAGAAAATACCGCTAAAGAAAGGTTTTTATTTAGAAAAAAAAATAAGTTAAAGCGAAAAAAATGGATTGAATTTCTTTTTAGCGAAGGTGCTTCGGTTAAGAATTATCCATTAAAAGCAATTTTTACCCCTTTGGCGCAGGGAGAAATGAATATGATTGGTGTTTCGGTGCCCAAGAAACTTTTTAAACATGCCACAGATCGCAATCACATCAAGCGTTTGATGCGAGAAGCTTACCGATTAAATCAATCCAAGCTAGAGATGCCGCATGCAATAATGTTTATTTATATTTCGGGCAAAAAACCGAATTTTGAGGGAATTTATGGGGCGATGGAAAATCTTTTGAAAAAAATTCAAGATAAAAAATCATAA
- a CDS encoding aspartate-semialdehyde dehydrogenase, with protein sequence MKVAVVGATGMVGERMLKVLEERNFPVDELVPVASERSVGKEVIFKGKPYKVVSLQEGVDSKCDVALFSAGGGVSLEWAPKFAEAGTTVVDNSSAWRMDDTKKLVVPEINANVLTKEDKIIANPNCSTIQLVVALKPLHDKYKIKRVVVSTYQSVTGTGKAAVDQLNGEIAGEEVKKVYPYQIFKNALPHCDVFEENGYTKEEMKLTRETKKILDPNIEVTATAVRVPVQGGHSEAVNIEFENDFDLNEVRQLLQNAPGVTLQDNTDTNTYPMCLYAEGKNDVFVGRIRRDFSKPNALNMWVVSDNLRKGAATNTIQIAEYLVENNLL encoded by the coding sequence ATGAAAGTAGCCGTAGTAGGTGCCACTGGAATGGTGGGCGAACGCATGTTAAAAGTTTTGGAGGAAAGAAATTTCCCCGTAGATGAATTAGTACCCGTAGCTTCAGAGAGATCTGTAGGCAAAGAGGTTATCTTTAAAGGAAAGCCATACAAGGTAGTTTCCTTGCAAGAAGGGGTAGACAGCAAGTGCGATGTGGCTCTTTTCTCTGCAGGTGGCGGCGTTTCGCTTGAGTGGGCTCCTAAATTTGCCGAGGCAGGCACTACCGTAGTAGACAATTCATCGGCTTGGCGCATGGACGACACCAAAAAATTAGTGGTTCCAGAAATCAACGCCAATGTACTTACCAAAGAGGATAAAATTATTGCCAATCCAAACTGCTCAACAATTCAGCTTGTGGTGGCTTTGAAACCTTTGCACGATAAGTACAAAATCAAGCGCGTGGTGGTTTCTACCTACCAATCGGTAACGGGTACAGGAAAAGCCGCAGTAGATCAATTAAACGGAGAAATTGCAGGCGAAGAGGTTAAAAAAGTGTATCCATACCAAATCTTTAAAAACGCGCTACCACATTGCGATGTTTTTGAGGAAAACGGCTATACCAAAGAGGAAATGAAACTTACTCGTGAGACCAAAAAAATCTTAGATCCTAATATCGAAGTTACAGCTACTGCTGTGCGAGTTCCCGTTCAAGGTGGGCATTCGGAGGCGGTGAACATCGAGTTTGAAAATGATTTTGACTTAAACGAGGTAAGACAACTTTTGCAAAATGCACCAGGCGTAACTCTGCAAGACAATACCGACACCAATACCTACCCGATGTGCCTTTATGCTGAGGGCAAAAACGATGTATTTGTAGGTAGAATCCGTCGAGATTTTTCTAAACCAAACGCCTTGAACATGTGGGTGGTTTCAGACAACTTGAGAAAAGGTGCTGCGACCAATACCATTCAAATTGCAGAATATTTGGTAGAAAATAATTTATTGTAA